In a single window of the Granulicella sibirica genome:
- a CDS encoding proline racemase family protein codes for MNLSRVHVVDSHTGGEPTRTVISGGPDLGDGPLAERLTRFGLEHNDFRNSIINEPRGSDVLVGALLVEPVDPTCVTGVLYFNNVGNILMCGHGTIGVVATLAYLGRITPGTHRIETAVGIVSACLHPDMTVTLANVPSFRIAAGVTVDVPGYGPVTGDIAWGGNWFFLVANPPFRLVPSEIPQLTTFTTAIKRALAANNITGNDSGEIDHIELFVDSDKSGIDSRNFVLCPGGAYDRSPCGTGTSAKLACLYADGKLLPGGVWRQESIIGSVFEGRVTVTESGLIPSITGRAFVNSDAQLIYDPADPFRLGIPTA; via the coding sequence ATGAATCTTAGCAGGGTACACGTAGTCGACTCACACACGGGTGGAGAGCCGACGCGCACCGTCATCTCCGGAGGTCCCGACCTCGGAGACGGACCTCTCGCCGAACGCCTCACACGCTTCGGCCTCGAGCACAACGACTTCCGCAACAGCATCATCAACGAGCCACGCGGCTCCGACGTCCTCGTCGGCGCGCTCCTCGTCGAGCCCGTCGACCCCACCTGCGTCACCGGCGTCCTCTACTTCAACAACGTCGGCAACATCCTCATGTGCGGACACGGCACCATCGGCGTCGTCGCCACTCTCGCCTATCTCGGACGCATCACCCCAGGCACGCACCGCATCGAGACCGCCGTCGGCATCGTCTCCGCCTGCCTCCACCCCGACATGACAGTGACGCTCGCAAATGTCCCAAGCTTCCGCATCGCTGCAGGCGTCACGGTTGATGTTCCCGGCTACGGTCCAGTCACCGGAGATATCGCCTGGGGTGGCAACTGGTTCTTCCTCGTCGCCAACCCACCCTTCCGCCTCGTACCCTCCGAGATCCCGCAGCTCACCACTTTCACCACCGCCATCAAACGCGCCCTCGCCGCTAACAACATCACCGGCAACGACTCCGGTGAGATCGATCACATCGAGCTCTTCGTCGACTCGGACAAGTCCGGTATCGACAGCCGCAACTTCGTCCTCTGCCCCGGCGGAGCCTACGACCGCTCTCCCTGCGGCACCGGCACCAGCGCCAAGCTCGCCTGCCTCTACGCCGACGGCAAGCTCCTCCCCGGCGGCGTCTGGCGTCAGGAGAGCATCATCGGCAGCGTCTTCGAAGGCCGCGTCACCGTCACCGAGTCCGGCCTCATCCCCAGCATCACCGGCCGCGCCTTCGTCAACTCTGATGCTCAACTCATCTACGATCCAGCCGACCCCTTCCGCCTGGGAATCCCCACCGCATGA